Genomic window (Fibrobacter sp. UWR4):
TGATGTAGGTGCCAGAAGCATTATTGGCATCGCGATCGGCGATGACAATCAGGATGACGGGCGCGCCATAGAAGGGATCGAAACCTTCTTCCCAGCCGCCAATCTTGCGGTTTTCTTCGGCAATCTGGTCGCGGACTTCCTTGTTGGTAACGGCAATGATGATGGAAGACTGCTGGTTCTTTCCGGAAGGGGCGAATGTGCCTGCGCGAAGCACGGCTTCCAATTCCTCGTCGGTAATCATGTCGGGCTTGAACTTGCGGCAGCTGCGGCGAGTTTCCAGAGTCATCAGGGTTTCGTTCATCATTGCTTTACCTATGGCGAAAAAGTTTTGACGAGGGCCATTCGGCACCACGTTCATTATAAAAATAGCATTTTCAAATAACCGACTTTAAAAAAATTGAAATTTATTCAAATAAGGTCTTGACCTAGAGTCAACTCTAGGTGATATATTATAGCACAAAAAGAGGTTTCAATGAAAAAGATCATCCTCATCTTTTTAACAATCCTTATGGGGGCTGCCATGGCTGCTGAATCCAAGAAACTAGTCGTCTACTATTCTCGCGCTGACGAAAACTACAGTGTGGGCTACATCAAAAAAGGCAATACAGAAATCATTGCCGAAATCATCGCGGCAAAGACTGGCGCAACGCTTCTGAAAGTGGAACCCGCCAAGGAATACCCGAAGGTTTACGATGAGTGTATTGCGGTTGCAAAAAAGGAATTGGCAAACGACGCCCGTCCCGAAATTAAACCGGTTAGTGTCAATCCGGAAGAATACGACGAAATCTATGTCGGATATCCCGTGTGGTGGGGCGAAATGCCTATGCCCATGGTAACCTTCTTCGAAAAGTACAATCTGAAGGGTAAAACTATTCATCCTTTTGTCACTCACGAAGGTAGCGGTCTCAGCGGTGTAGCCCGACTTAAGAAATTGACCGGCGCCAATGTTACTATGGGTCTCGCCATTTATGGTCACGTTGCCCAGAACGAAAAGTCCAAGGCCGAAAAAGACGTGGAAAAGTGGATTAAGTAAAGGTGCGATATTTGGGCATTCGCAGACTAGAACTGCACCAATGCGCCTCCCCTTTCTCCCCCAAGAACCATGCTGGTAGCCACATAGCCGGCGAATAGTCCGCAGCCGGCAACCACAAAGGGGTTGTCACGATTGTAACTGGCGATACTCGTGGCGAGGGCGGCATTGGTCATGGAATGTCCCGAAGGCCAGCCGTAAAAAACACCTCGTCTGAAAAAGCCCCACTTGAAATCCCGAGAAAGAGACCCACTATTATTTTCTGCATCAGGA
Coding sequences:
- a CDS encoding nitroreductase produces the protein MNETLMTLETRRSCRKFKPDMITDEELEAVLRAGTFAPSGKNQQSSIIIAVTNKEVRDQIAEENRKIGGWEEGFDPFYGAPVILIVIADRDANNASGTYINDGSLVMGNLMNAAASIGLGSVWIHRARQEFDSEFGKALLEKLGIKGNYEGIGHVALGYRQTPEPKALARKENYVYYIK
- a CDS encoding flavodoxin; the protein is MKKIILIFLTILMGAAMAAESKKLVVYYSRADENYSVGYIKKGNTEIIAEIIAAKTGATLLKVEPAKEYPKVYDECIAVAKKELANDARPEIKPVSVNPEEYDEIYVGYPVWWGEMPMPMVTFFEKYNLKGKTIHPFVTHEGSGLSGVARLKKLTGANVTMGLAIYGHVAQNEKSKAEKDVEKWIK
- a CDS encoding phosphatase PAP2 family protein, with amino-acid sequence MMMGTFFPILVPGYMYFISNNKSLNNTGAVAAQATAVAFLYNNILKAVSGRAHPDAENNSGSLSRDFKWGFFRRGVFYGWPSGHSMTNAALATSIASYNRDNPFVVAGCGLFAGYVATSMVLGGERGGALVQF